Genomic window (Primulina eburnea isolate SZY01 chromosome 8, ASM2296580v1, whole genome shotgun sequence):
tatatatatcaGCACACATCCGTGCGCACGAGTCACGACATTAGCCAAACATTTCTATCAAAATTAGTGTTCAAAACACAAGCATATTTTTGGATCAGAGCAATAGAATTAGGCCAAATACAATTCTTTCTTGTATGTGAAAGATCAAATGTTTTatcaaaggcaaaaacttgtgtgagacggtctcacgggtcatatttgtgagacggatcttttatttgggtcatccatgaaaaagtattactttttatgctaagagtattactttttattgtgaatatgggtagggttgacccgtctcacggattaagatccgtgagacggtctcacatgagactaactctttatcaaaaattatatatgGTGGTATTAgtgtaaataaaatattttaaattgtacaGCAATTTGAACGTCATGTTTCGATTACTCAACTAAGGAGGATAATAAATAATTGTAATGTTTTAGTACTTTtttgtattatatatatatatatatatatatatatatttatgtatttatattataatattttattcagTAAATCAATATGAAATGGGGCATTTGGGGGAAAAAATATGTGCACTACAAATTATGTTAAAACAGTTGTTATTTTCCATTATTTtcctttattttatatataaaaaagttGTGGGATACGTTTAATTGGTTTCTTCTCAGAGTTGGTGTATTCAACGTGTGCATGTCTTTCAATGTGGGCCATTTGATTACGTGACGGCCCAAGAGGCTCTGGTGGGCCCTAACTCAGTTCTTTGAGCCCAAGAATACAACCCAAAACCATGCGTGATGATGTTTGTCCGCTTCGCCTTTAAGTTTCGCCACAATTAgtatataatgttattattatcaAAGAATTTTGCGTCAAACAAAATTGGACAatctcattttttaaaattttatcatatttcaattaagaatatatttaatttttcttttaactaCGATCCGCATGTTTCTTTGTCTGTATGATTTGGAGTATtccattttaaaatatttgtttaatCACAATGATCCCTTTTTCGGATTATCGGATTAATCAGTTATCGAATTATCTTGTCTTTTTTGCTTGAACAATTATAATTGATGCTCGAGTCTTTGACTGCTAACTAACAAATATAAGCCACAATCGGGATTTACTCCATGCATCATCTATTATATCTTGAAAGTCATAAAATCTTCGCACAGTTTTCATCAACTTAATAGCTGCGGGGATGATAATTTCATCCGAACCCGACAGATAATTCGATAACTGATTTGAATGAAGAAGATTATTTTTACCTGATTAAATAAATGAGTAATATTCGGGTATGAGATGGAGACGAATCTTAAAAAATTTTAGAgtagatctcatgtgagaccgtctcacggatcttaatctgtgagacgggtaaaccttacccatattcacaataaaaagtaatactcttagcataaaaagtaatattttttcatggatgacccaaataagagatctgtctcacaaatacgaccagtgagaccgtctcacacaagtttttgccaaaattttATTCATACCCGACCTGAATACCCCATTAaatatagacaaaaacttgtgtgacacGGTTttatgagtcgtattttgtgagacgaatctcttatttgggtcatccatggaaaaatattactttttatgctaagagtattactttttatagtaAATATCGGTATTGTtgaaccgtctcacagataaaaatttgtgagaccgtttcacaacaGACCTAatcttaaatttatatatatgatttttcaACTATGATGTTAattctaatatgtttttttttaatgatattATTTGGATGAAGTTAAGAAAATTACTAGTATATagttaatattatttttgttgGATAATGATGTTAAgataaattatttcaaatatttttttatttttctataaTGTTTAATTtgctaatttttatatatttttttttattgtaatcatACAATTTAGTAAATATATACATAGATTTCTCGTTGAGAAAATGCAATTATAGGTAGTAATAATtgctaatttttatatatatttttttattgtaatcatACAATTTAGTAAATATATACATAGATTTCTCGGTGAGAAAATGCAATTATAAGTAGTAATAAGATATTTTAGAAGAATATAAATATCCCATCATCCAATGAGTGTggtaatgaaataaacattttaagtATACCGAATCACATTTAGCTCTACAAAAAACTAGAAAGGCAAAACTCTAATAAAATGTCTAACAAAATTTTATCAATAAAGAAaacataatttaataaataaattatatcttGGATCCcaagaaatatttttctttcaatatatataggtatatgtatgtattatcGACAGATTTGACTGAGTATTCATCTCTCGTTGCAGTGTAGGGCCATAAATTTGGTCCTATCAATGTCATCACAAATGTTTCGTTTGAATTTGATGAATCatgatatttgaaatttatcacaataattcaaaaataaCTAGTTTAGATTTGAAATCTATTGTCAAATGAATTTATCGAAATAACCAATGAATTTGTTATCATACTAAGTCTGCACTCTTCTTTCGAGATTTTAATCCAATTTTCTTTAGAACAAAATCCAAACGAGcaccaacacacacacacacacacacatatacgtTGAACTACAAAATCTTCAAACTTGCTAGACTCCCTCGACGAAcacagaatatatatatatatatatatatatatatatatatatatatatatatatatatatatatagatatgcaCCGCAGTTTGATTCATGACACTGATTGTAAAAAGGCCGGAGCTCATAGTGGTGACAACAATTTAGATTGGTAGCTAGCTTGTACGTATATAGTTGATCTCTTACTCAGGCCGCACCACCTCCATTACTGTCTGTACTATGTCACGCTTCTAATTATTAATCATTCTGCATTATTCAAAACATTTCCTTCATCATGAACTTGAAGGGTATCTTTTTTCGATCCCGTCCATCCTGTGTGCAtattacatacatacatacatacatacatagatatatatgtgtgtgtgtgattctTGGACTCGGGCAGAAAGGGAGGACCAAAGTATATATAAAATAGGATGCACACATGCAgctttgttttgggattttgaCACCATTTCTTGGAAATATTGGCTTTTTTCACTCAGATAATCGATATTTGAAGTGCCCCATGCAGTAGTCAAGTTTCGACCATGTCTATTTTTTGTGTTTGGAAGAAATAAAGAGGGAGTATATGCGAACTTATGGGACATACGatcaattattatatatatttacgaGGGAGTATATGCGAACTTATGCAATAGCTAGTCAAGTTTCGACtatatatattttgtgtgtgtgtgtgtgtgtgtgtgtgacatACGatcaattattatataaatttaaatgaattacataaCTTATTTTTGCATTAATATAGTAAATAGCCGATCTGGTTTACAAAATGCTCTCCAATAAGTGTTGTATGCCCTCCAACTTCAACTAATTCCGAGTATTGAAACTTTGATGCTTTTGAGTATTTGAAAATCAATGTGTATGTCCTTTATTTTTTTGGTAGTACTGGTCAAGTAAAATCTTCGACATAGGCATATATAAAGTTCAACCACAAATTTCATGTAATTATATCGTattgttaatttttttgtgTGAGCGTTGATGATCGAacttgaaaattttcaaaaaaaaaagaaggcgAAATCGCAATGAGAAATCCCATCCCAAAAATAAAGTGATCAGTAGGACAGGACACATTAATttagttataaaaaaaaaagaagaagaagaaggttTTCGTTTATTTTATCATACTTGACTGGACAACGATTCTTAAAATTTAACATGATATCGGTCGTGATAggaaacttttatttttttgtccGTCTCttacaaatatcaattttttaatataattttactTTTGAAAAAGAACATGataaaatccaagaatcattCAACGTACGTACCATTTCGAGTAATATTAATCTTGAATTGAGATCAAAAAGTTGAAGAATTTGTGGAATATCCACACTCAAGATTAGGATGTTTTCGAGTTGATGGACATTAAGAATTGCAAAATATTTCCTAGTCCCACCACTACCAGATTAGATAGAAATGTGCGAATAATCAAGTTGTGGGAACTGAAGATTCTTTATTCAAtctaagtaattttttttaaattttggaaattttagTCATGTTTCTCAGCGTGACGGTGATGATGGTATCTATGTGACACCTACGTGGTTCTGATATGATTTTAATGTGTGTAGTGTCATATGAGCACTCTCGATGAAAAATTCTGATTgtcaaattaaaaatatccaTACAATTAAAACCAAAATTGAACAAATTAGATGACCAAAATAGTTTCCTTGAGAAATAAAATATCTTTGGCCCGTCCCTCCTTGGGATTTCGATTCCCGACATCATCTTGTCTAGCTAACATGtatgagtaggtcttttgtgagacggtctcacgaatctttatctgtgagacgggtcaactctaccgatattcacaataaaaagtgatatatttttttatgaatgatctaaataaaaatttgtctcacaaaatacgaaccGTGAGACCGTcgtacacaaatttttaccaacatatatatttaaaCACGATGATTGTTAACTATATAATCCATTATTATAACTAGCTCCAACGGATAATGTAATATATGAGCAAATCGATTACCTGTCTAATTATTAATATGTATAATTctatcttaaaaaaaattacgtgaGGCGGAATACTTGGTTTCAAGAAAATGGGCTTTTGAAAACCGTCATTTGCAATTACTGGTTGAGACTAGGGTTGGTATACCGTATTGTATTATGCAAAAATTACggtattaaattatttatgtagtCGGTATATCGAAAATTTCAGTACATATAATAAACATATACCGATTATACCGAAATTGTTCGGCATACTTATATTTTTGTACGATATCGATATATACTGTTTTATACCGAAAAaactttatatttttaaaattgtattaatttattgtttaattttttttaatatatttttacatTTTGTTTCAGTATTTCGTTATTCCGATTTATACCGAAATCTTCGGTTTTTTTACGATATGATAATCTCGTTATATCGAAAATTCGATATTTTTTCTCAGATCTGGTTGAGACATCTAGTTTAAGGTAACCTATTTAGATAAGTTGAAGAAATAAATGAACGCAGAAGGTATTACAGGTGTGTGTGTGAGTCGATTTGTAATGTTGACTGGCCGTCTTACTTTTTTTGGCCTATAAATTCCCACAAATGCAACCATCTCCAAGATAAAAATATCCAACAACCAAACTAAAAACCCATAACCCCAAGAAACTAATGGCTTCAATGTCCACTTCAGTCTCCTACTTTCCAACTCCCACAATTCAAGATTCCTTGCAAAATCTCTACTCTAGAAAATTATCATCACTCCCCTCATTATACTACTCTCCGCCACCAACTATTATCGAATCGTCATCGAAAAATAGAGAAAACAACACCATAGATGGAAATGTTGTCATGGTTTTGTCAGTCCTATTGTGTGCCTTAATTTGCTCACTCGGCCTAAATTCAATCATAAGATGCGCACTAAGATGCTCGAACTTACCGTCTTCCGATAGCAACACGAGCACGCCGTTGGCTAACACCGGTGTCAAGAAACAGGAACTCAAAACGTTCCCTACAATGAGTTACACAAGTGATCTCAAATTGCCAGGGTCGGACACGGAGTGCGCCATTTGCCTATCAGATTTCGCTGTCGGAGAACGTGTCCGTGTTCTCCCTGTATGCAACCACGGATTCCACATTCGATGTATCGATAAGTGGCTGAATTCACACTCATCGTGCCCTACCTGTAGGTATTGCCTCAACGAAACTTGTCATAAAATTGTTGTTGGATGTAGTGATCAGTCCGCAGCTGGTACGTCGTCGGCACCAGAAACGCCCCAGCAAGAAGTTGTAATGGCGACGATTGAGCCTCTACAAGCGGAAGGTTTGGTAAGAAATTACTAACCAAACGTAGACATTGTAAAAATATTGTAGATGGAAAGTAATTAAGTGGCCAAAAATGTTTTGCTCTTGGTTGATTAATAGGGAAAATAATTTGTCCAAATCTTGAAATTGTACATGGGGTCGGTTTTTGTTTCAGCTTCAGTAACATGCTTTACTGAGAACAACAAAGCAAACATGCGCAATATCTGTATTATCTTtagaacatttttttaaaaaaaaaaaaccatcaaGATTATAAAAAGTTATCCAATCACACCAAACATTCACTTAATGCTAATTTAAAGTTAActataaataaatattcttgtTTAAAAACAACTCTTTTTTTGTGCAATTGCTATTGGAAAAAGAGAGATAGCTTACGTCAACACCTGAGGCAAATTTCTATGCAGGTTTCTTTTCATTAATAATGAGTCGACGCACTCTTCAAAGTATgaatagcaacaataaatcccACAAAAGATAACTCCACTAATATTTTCACGGCCAATATTAAGCAAATACCTCTTGTTTCCATgataaaattaaagatttaaaatgagtttataatgacaTACAAtgaacttctatagcaacttgagtTAATCATCTTCATAAAACTAAAATTAATACAAAGTAGTTGCTATATGACCCATTGTACAATCACGCAGACGCGGGCGTGAGCCCGAACTTGGAATGTGACAAATACAATCAAGTGATCAACGCATTTAGCTAGCCAAATCAAAAAAGAGTTGGAGAGTTCAttccattttcgaaaatacgACAATTTTCCCCCTCAAATTCATCCACTCTCTCCCTAAATCATTAATTCAAATTGATCTGGGAACGAACTTAATTGCGGGGTCGGagtaatataatttattaaacaaAGCTAATTTTAATCTTAATTTTAAACATACGACGTAAGGGAATTAATTCGAGAGATAAGAGAGACGTTGAATCAAATGGCCCCGGGGATTAATGGAATCTGAGAGGGAATGCACCACATCCACTTGTTATATATGACTTAAAGTATAGACGATAAAAGTTGTGTACGATGAAACAAAAggtcaattttatttatatataaaatattttcaactcCAAATCAATATCTACATATGTAACTATCACACACACAGAGCTGATAGATTAGGTGAACAATATTTGACCAATGATCATAAGTTCGATTCTTCCATTAACATTTTTTTGAGCGATCATGATGCACAAGACTTGGCCAGTGCAATTTATCCAGTTACCATAGTTTTGAGGTtactaaattaatttaaatgtttattcagTACATATAAAAAGATAACGATTGCGAGTTCAAAAAATACTTATTTTCAACTCCAAAACAATATCTACATAGAAAAATAAACGAAACTTGGATGGGCATTTGGGCCCGACATATATACATTGATTTTTTGTTCCAGCCCAAGCCTAACCATTGTCATCGTGGCCTTCTTGGGCTTAAGAGTATCGTTCGGGCCAGACTGTTGTAGTTATTATTGGACATATTTCTTGGGTcatccataatttttttttactttttatgctaaggcatagtttggtacatatgATAGGATAAGTatgtaatatataatataaggaaaagttaaggataaataagatgtaggatattatatttaatatttggtatgattttaataagagtgattaaatttatatattagattataatgacaaaattaaccttatcataataaattttataatttcaaagttgttacttgagttcatattttttatttgttcataCGCCGAATATTGCTTGCATAtatgaattatttatttttacctaatttttatattatataatatgataattgagcccttgattttgtgagttaaatcaaatatcaatttttaatgttaatcaggtgatactaataattttataaagatttataaaaattatttatataattatctcgaattatCATAttacataatatataaaaataaataaaaatatttatttgattttaatttctacctactagcatagatttataaaaatcatttataaattgaggataattaagtcatttgtagtgtattttatctttaaataaaaattatcacacctaatagaagagatgttttatccttctaaataattatttatcaagagcccatgatattatcatgagctttttaaaaatataccaaacatgagataatgaggattatttatcaatctcttcagtatctcatgtaccaaactatgcctaagagtattaatttttattgtgaatatcgatagggttacaaataaatattcgtgaaaccgtctcacaaagactatttttttaaaataccatgaaatattttctaaaattttattaaCATAATGAGGCTGTAAATCAATTGGGCCAAGGAAAGTTAGAATCTCTGCTGCTGGCGGTTACACGACGCAAATCTGTAGGAGTTAAGGTGGACAACTAATAGTATTGTTGAAACTATTCTTACTCGGAATTTT
Coding sequences:
- the LOC140837672 gene encoding RING-H2 finger protein ATL78-like, which translates into the protein MASMSTSVSYFPTPTIQDSLQNLYSRKLSSLPSLYYSPPPTIIESSSKNRENNTIDGNVVMVLSVLLCALICSLGLNSIIRCALRCSNLPSSDSNTSTPLANTGVKKQELKTFPTMSYTSDLKLPGSDTECAICLSDFAVGERVRVLPVCNHGFHIRCIDKWLNSHSSCPTCRYCLNETCHKIVVGCSDQSAAGTSSAPETPQQEVVMATIEPLQAEGLVRNY